One window from the genome of Paramisgurnus dabryanus chromosome 20, PD_genome_1.1, whole genome shotgun sequence encodes:
- the LOC135787504 gene encoding transmembrane protein 121: protein MVPPPPANKPHAFLSAIVIVGSMALMDAYLVEQNRGPRKIGICIMATVGDLCFLIVLRYVAVWVGAEVRSAKRGYAMILWFLYIFVLEIKVYFIYQNYKADRKSLDALARKALTLLLSVCVPALFVILVAIDRMEYVKAFKKKEEIRNRLFWVVVDLLDVLDIQANLWEPQKKGLPIWAEGLMFFYCYILLLVLPCVSLSEISMQGVNISPHKMMLYPILSLVTINIVTLFIRGGNMLLYKDNRVSGILMGKNVLAIILKMCSFAQYRRHLRNAPDAFGTELRKNSVPSSRSVQRPRQTAPRDQTAPHEVDACERT, encoded by the coding sequence ATGGTGCCGCCCCCTCCCGCTAACAAGCCGCACGCGTTCCTGTCCGCTATCGTCATCGTCGGCAGCATGGCGCTGATGGACGCGTACCTCGTCGAGCAGAACCGAGGCCCGCGCAAGATCGGCATCTGTATCATGGCGACCGTGGGTGACCTGTGTTTCCTCATCGTGCTGCGCTACGTGGCGGTGTGGGTAGGAGCCGAGGTGAGGAGCGCAAAGAGAGGCTACGCCATGATCCTTTGGTTCCTCTACATCTTCGTTCTAGAAATTAAGGTGTACTTCATCTACCAGAACTACAAGGCTGACCGGAAAAGCCTGGACGCTTTAGCAAGAAAAGCCCTGACTCTGCTGCTTTCTGTCTGCGTTCCAGCGCTGTTCGTTATTTTGGTGGCTATCGACCGCATGGAGTACGTCAAGGCTTTTAAGAAGAAGGAGGAGATTAGAAACCGCTTGTTCTGGGTGGTGGTGGATCTGTTGGACGTGCTGGACATCCAGGCCAACCTATGGGAGCCGCAGAAGAAAGGGCTTCCTATCTGGGCGGAGGGACTAATGTTTTTCTACTGCTATATTCTTCTGTTAGTGCTGCCCTGCGTGTCTCTGAGTGAGATCAGCATGCAGGGGGTTAACATCAGCCCTCACAAGATGATGCTCTATCCAATTCTGAGTTTGGTCACCATTAACATCGTAACCCTTTTCATTCGAGGAGGGAATATGCTTCTCTATAAAGACAACCGTGTCTCAGGGATACTGATGGGTAAAAACGTATTAGCCATAATTCTGAAGATGTGCAGCTTTGCGCAGTACAGGAGACATCTTCGGAACGCTCCGGATGCATTTGGAACAGAACTGCGGAAGAACTCTGTACCGTCGAGTCGCTCTGTGCAGAGACCTCGACAGACTGCACCGCGGGATCAAACTGCGCCGCACGAGGTGGACGCGTGCGAACGCACGTGA